The [Eubacterium] siraeum genome contains a region encoding:
- the dxs gene encoding 1-deoxy-D-xylulose-5-phosphate synthase yields MILKNDMSAEYLKSLTPEQRKKLCSEIRQLLVKTVTVNGGHLASNLGTVELTVAMHTVFDSPKDKFVFDVGHQSYTHKIITGRAGKMNTLRCEGGISGFPKAEESEHDAFIGGHSSISISAALGIAEAMRSDGDDHSVVAVIGDGALTGGEAYEGLNNAGKSRCNLIVVLNDNEMSISKNTGALALYLAQIRSTRKYYSTKNSVKNVLDKTPIIGKGIGKAVKGTKQLLKYAIYHSNLFEDLGFKYLGPIDGHNLDELTEALMVAKMMQRPCLVHIYTKKGKGYAPAEDNSGEYHGLPPKKDDDNNCKGECFTDAFGKALLSFADNDNSIYAVTAAMKYGTGLQHFYKAFPERFFDVGIAEQHAVTFSAGLASQGKLPVFAVYSSFLQRSYDQLIHDCAIEKRHVVLGIDRAGFVGEDGETHHGLFDVAMLTTVPGVTVYSPSDTAELSQCLEQALYKDKGVVAVRYPRGCELYRSGTKAYSDFRHVSNKSRKLIFTYGRISAYAYTVHGVDVLQAIKIFPIADEIIDICLAYDEIYAFEEGEREGGIAQKLCTALALAGYKGRFTITAVDGFVRHADVATQLHNAMLDADGMRKITGE; encoded by the coding sequence TTGATACTGAAAAACGATATGTCCGCCGAGTATTTGAAATCGCTTACTCCCGAACAACGAAAAAAGCTGTGTTCGGAGATAAGACAGTTACTTGTGAAAACGGTAACGGTAAACGGCGGTCATCTTGCGTCAAACCTCGGTACAGTTGAACTTACGGTGGCAATGCACACCGTGTTTGACTCTCCGAAGGATAAATTTGTTTTTGATGTAGGACATCAGTCCTATACACATAAGATAATTACGGGCAGAGCGGGAAAAATGAATACTCTGCGCTGTGAGGGCGGTATTTCCGGATTTCCGAAGGCGGAAGAATCCGAGCATGACGCTTTTATCGGCGGTCACAGCAGTATTTCTATTTCTGCGGCACTCGGTATTGCCGAGGCCATGAGGTCAGACGGCGACGATCACAGCGTTGTTGCTGTTATCGGCGACGGCGCATTAACCGGCGGGGAGGCTTACGAAGGTCTTAACAATGCCGGAAAAAGCCGTTGTAATCTGATAGTGGTGCTGAACGATAACGAGATGTCGATTTCCAAAAATACCGGTGCGCTCGCTTTGTATCTGGCACAGATACGTTCTACAAGAAAATATTACAGCACAAAGAATTCCGTAAAGAATGTTCTTGATAAAACACCGATAATAGGAAAAGGCATCGGAAAAGCGGTAAAAGGCACTAAGCAGCTGCTGAAATATGCGATTTATCATTCAAACCTGTTTGAAGATTTAGGCTTTAAATATTTGGGACCGATAGACGGTCATAATCTTGATGAGCTGACAGAGGCACTTATGGTTGCAAAAATGATGCAGCGTCCGTGCCTTGTTCATATTTATACAAAAAAAGGTAAAGGCTATGCTCCCGCAGAGGATAATTCGGGAGAATATCACGGTTTGCCGCCTAAAAAAGACGATGATAACAATTGCAAAGGTGAGTGCTTTACAGACGCTTTCGGAAAAGCTCTGCTCTCATTTGCCGATAATGACAACAGCATATATGCTGTTACAGCTGCTATGAAATACGGAACAGGGCTTCAGCATTTTTACAAGGCTTTTCCGGAGCGTTTCTTTGATGTCGGTATTGCGGAGCAGCACGCAGTGACTTTTTCGGCAGGACTTGCAAGTCAGGGTAAGCTGCCCGTGTTTGCGGTGTATTCTTCATTTCTTCAGCGGTCGTATGACCAGCTTATACACGATTGTGCAATAGAAAAACGTCATGTTGTGCTTGGAATAGACAGAGCAGGATTTGTCGGTGAGGACGGTGAAACGCATCACGGCTTGTTTGATGTTGCGATGCTCACGACTGTACCCGGCGTCACCGTGTATTCGCCGTCAGATACGGCGGAGCTTTCACAGTGTCTTGAGCAGGCTCTTTACAAGGATAAAGGCGTAGTTGCCGTAAGATACCCAAGAGGTTGCGAGCTATACCGTTCAGGCACGAAGGCGTACAGCGACTTCAGGCACGTTTCAAATAAAAGCAGAAAGCTGATTTTCACATACGGCAGAATATCCGCCTACGCCTATACCGTTCACGGTGTCGATGTTTTACAGGCAATAAAAATTTTCCCTATCGCCGATGAAATAATTGATATTTGTCTTGCTTATGATGAAATATATGCCTTTGAGGAAGGCGAAAGAGAGGGCGGAATTGCTCAGAAGCTGTGTACCGCTCTGGCTCTTGCCGGATATAAAGGCAGGTTTACCATAACGGCGGTTGACGGATTTGTCCGTCATGCCGATGTTGCGACACAGCTGCATAACGCAATGCTCGACGCAGACGGAATGAGAAAAATTACAGGAGAATAA
- a CDS encoding polyprenyl synthetase family protein, giving the protein MTAEKYTFPVTDGGFDAVFREYRAIFEKQLRTVCDSFCDNGAKYKALYDAASYSLEAGGKRIRPVLAFEMCRVCGGDINDAVPAAVAVEMIHTFSLIHDDLPCMDNDDMRRGRPSCHKAHGEAVALLAGDALSAYAGKYICDSDLSAEKKTAMIKELYDRTLGMIEGQTIDTDGKFDTLDGLLSMYEMKTSELLTAASVMGCIAAGADEEKISAARAYAHDVGLAFQIVDDILDVTSTVEELGKPIGSDAQQEKTTSVTLLGLDKARELAKKYTEGAENALSAFENNEFLCRLTDLLLNRKN; this is encoded by the coding sequence ATGACAGCAGAGAAGTACACCTTTCCTGTAACCGACGGCGGATTTGACGCTGTGTTCAGGGAATACCGTGCAATTTTTGAGAAGCAGCTTAGAACGGTATGTGATTCATTCTGTGATAACGGTGCAAAATACAAGGCTCTTTATGATGCGGCGTCATACAGCCTTGAGGCAGGTGGAAAACGCATAAGACCCGTGCTTGCTTTTGAAATGTGCAGAGTGTGCGGCGGAGATATAAACGATGCCGTGCCTGCCGCTGTTGCCGTTGAGATGATCCATACATTCTCGCTTATTCACGATGATCTTCCTTGTATGGACAATGACGATATGAGAAGAGGCAGACCGAGCTGTCATAAGGCACACGGCGAGGCTGTGGCACTGCTGGCAGGTGATGCATTATCTGCCTACGCAGGTAAATATATCTGCGACAGCGACTTATCCGCCGAAAAAAAGACGGCTATGATAAAAGAACTGTATGACAGGACGCTCGGCATGATAGAGGGGCAGACAATAGACACGGACGGAAAATTCGACACGCTTGACGGATTGCTGTCAATGTACGAAATGAAGACCTCCGAGCTTCTTACTGCGGCTTCTGTTATGGGATGTATAGCGGCAGGCGCAGATGAGGAAAAAATATCGGCGGCAAGAGCCTATGCGCACGATGTCGGACTTGCTTTTCAGATTGTGGACGATATTCTTGACGTTACATCTACAGTGGAAGAACTCGGTAAGCCTATAGGCAGTGACGCACAGCAGGAAAAGACTACAAGCGTTACTCTTTTAGGACTTGATAAAGCAAGGGAGCTTGCAAAAAAATATACCGAAGGGGCTGAAAACGCACTTTCGGCATTTGAAAACAACGAGTTTTTGTGCCGGCTTACCGATTTGCTATTAAACAGAAAAAATTGA
- the xseB gene encoding exodeoxyribonuclease VII small subunit, translated as MSFETAMKRLDEISVQMEQPDITLDNSMKCYKEAVELIAFCRKYIDEAKLTVQKLEEV; from the coding sequence GAAAAGACTTGATGAAATCTCAGTGCAGATGGAACAGCCCGATATAACACTTGACAATTCGATGAAGTGTTATAAAGAAGCGGTCGAGCTTATAGCTTTTTGCCGTAAGTATATTGATGAAGCAAAGCTGACGGTACAGAAACTGGAAGAGGTTTAA
- a CDS encoding FAD-dependent oxidoreductase: protein MIKYSNIKMPPEHTINDITAFIGKKLRTSQPDPSRLKIIKKSVDARRKDDIHFVYTVAFTCENENAVLKKNSGNKNISSYKEIPYSLPQRAKLSKRPVVVGFGPAGMFAALYLAQCGVRPIVLERGLDVDSRKEKVRMFWEKGILDTECNVQFGEGGAGTFSDGKLNTGVNNPLSKTVFEEFVRHGAPEEIMYEAKPHIGTDKLSETVKNIRNDIISLGGEVIFGAKFCGYDTESGRIKAISYIKNGTESTIETDNVILAIGHSARDVFYMLKNRNVTMQPKNFSVGVRIEHKQSDLDRSMYGEMSGHPSLPAADYKLSVHDKNGRGVYTFCMCPGGVVTASSSEENTVVTNGMSYYARNGENANSAVLVGITPDDFENDDITAGIEFQRKIEKAAFKAAGANYSAPVCLVGDFLSKRTSEKFGNVTPSYPIGTTFVPPDDYLPDFVCDALRYALPQFAEKISCFGSPDAVMTGPETRSSSPVRIVRDETLSSVSVKGLYPCGEGAGYAGGIVTAAMDGLKCAMAAVGRNNRST from the coding sequence ATGATAAAATACAGCAATATCAAAATGCCGCCGGAGCATACAATAAACGACATAACGGCATTTATCGGCAAAAAGCTCAGAACATCACAGCCTGACCCGTCACGGCTGAAAATTATAAAAAAATCCGTTGACGCACGGCGCAAGGATGACATACACTTTGTTTATACCGTTGCGTTTACCTGCGAAAACGAAAACGCAGTATTAAAGAAGAACTCAGGCAACAAGAACATTTCGTCATATAAAGAAATACCGTATTCCTTGCCTCAAAGAGCAAAGCTGTCAAAGCGTCCCGTGGTAGTCGGTTTCGGTCCTGCGGGTATGTTTGCGGCACTTTATCTTGCACAGTGCGGTGTGCGTCCGATAGTTCTTGAACGTGGTCTTGATGTTGACAGCCGTAAAGAGAAAGTCAGAATGTTCTGGGAAAAAGGAATACTTGATACAGAATGTAACGTTCAGTTCGGTGAGGGCGGTGCAGGCACTTTTTCAGACGGAAAGCTGAACACGGGTGTCAACAATCCGCTTTCAAAAACGGTATTTGAAGAATTTGTCCGTCACGGCGCACCCGAAGAAATCATGTATGAGGCGAAGCCGCACATTGGCACAGACAAATTATCCGAAACCGTCAAGAACATAAGAAACGATATTATATCGCTTGGCGGAGAGGTAATATTCGGAGCAAAATTCTGCGGCTATGATACCGAAAGCGGCAGAATTAAAGCCATAAGCTATATAAAAAACGGCACCGAATCCACCATTGAAACCGACAACGTGATCCTTGCCATAGGTCACAGTGCGAGAGATGTGTTCTATATGCTGAAAAACCGCAACGTTACTATGCAGCCCAAAAACTTCTCCGTAGGAGTAAGAATCGAGCATAAGCAATCCGACCTTGACCGAAGTATGTACGGGGAAATGAGCGGTCACCCGTCACTTCCCGCCGCCGATTACAAGCTGTCGGTTCACGACAAAAACGGCAGAGGCGTTTATACATTCTGTATGTGTCCGGGCGGAGTGGTCACTGCATCTTCCTCCGAAGAAAACACGGTAGTCACAAACGGTATGAGTTATTACGCAAGAAACGGAGAAAATGCAAACAGTGCCGTCCTTGTCGGAATAACTCCGGATGATTTTGAAAATGATGATATTACGGCAGGAATAGAATTTCAGCGCAAAATAGAAAAAGCCGCCTTTAAAGCGGCAGGGGCAAATTACAGCGCACCTGTATGCCTTGTAGGCGACTTTCTCAGTAAACGCACCTCCGAAAAATTCGGCAACGTAACTCCTTCCTATCCTATAGGCACAACATTTGTGCCGCCCGATGATTACCTGCCAGATTTCGTATGCGACGCTTTAAGATACGCTTTGCCGCAGTTTGCCGAGAAAATCAGCTGTTTCGGCTCTCCTGATGCGGTTATGACAGGCCCTGAAACAAGAAGCTCATCGCCTGTGAGAATAGTAAGAGATGAAACACTTTCATCAGTCAGTGTGAAAGGCTTGTATCCTTGCGGCGAAGGTGCAGGCTATGCCGGCGGCATTGTGACAGCGGCAATGGACGGACTAAAATGTGCAATGGCGGCAGTTGGCAGGAACAACAGAAGCACCTAA
- the recN gene encoding DNA repair protein RecN — translation MLRELSIENLAVIEKASIAFDDKLNVFTGETGAGKSILIGGINAILGGRVSKDIVRAGTEKAVVTGLFDDLPESVRTKLSDNGFAVDDELLLQRDIHADGKSTARINGRATTVAILRDIASELIDIHGQHDNRLLMDGDNQREILDSYGKNSGLLSEYATAFKEFSALSRKIKEVSRKKTESLEKAELLRERLEELDRYNFSADEEETVKQKIEELRNAEYISENLYNAQTAISGDDDTDGAYSMLEHCKYSVSSLSNTIPELDKLAERISDMLVELEDIREEIVQRIPDEDEDTAGMLGVLEERLSVILRLQRKYGTDLAQILENSEKWRNELYEIDNGDDIIEELTEKKKEAGEKVKRLATVLTNRRKKAADDLAKRISAELTFLDMPDIRLVFDISQDKVTLSGMDKVEMLISVNKGEDLKPMSKIASGGELSRIMLAVKNVLAETDKLHTMIFDEIDTGISGRAAAKVGLKLHEAAENRQILCVTHLAQIAAMADTQLLIKKTSDEKRTYTGITKLDFEGRKREIARIISGDENDPISLENAEMLLLRKNVI, via the coding sequence TTGCTCAGAGAATTATCTATTGAAAATCTTGCTGTGATTGAAAAGGCGTCGATAGCCTTTGACGATAAGCTGAATGTGTTTACGGGTGAAACGGGTGCAGGTAAGAGTATACTTATCGGCGGCATAAATGCGATACTCGGAGGAAGGGTAAGCAAGGATATCGTAAGAGCAGGCACAGAAAAGGCTGTTGTGACCGGCCTTTTTGACGATTTGCCCGAAAGCGTCAGAACTAAACTCAGCGATAACGGTTTTGCTGTCGATGACGAGCTTTTGTTGCAGCGTGATATTCATGCGGACGGTAAAAGCACAGCAAGAATAAACGGCAGAGCCACAACAGTGGCAATACTTCGTGATATAGCGTCCGAGCTTATTGATATTCACGGACAGCATGATAACCGTCTGCTTATGGACGGAGATAATCAGCGTGAGATACTCGACAGCTACGGCAAAAACAGCGGGTTGCTGTCGGAATATGCGACAGCTTTCAAGGAGTTTTCGGCTTTATCAAGAAAAATAAAAGAAGTCAGCCGTAAGAAAACCGAATCGCTTGAAAAGGCGGAGCTTCTGAGAGAACGTCTTGAGGAGCTTGACAGGTATAATTTTTCCGCAGATGAAGAAGAAACCGTAAAGCAAAAGATTGAGGAACTTCGCAATGCCGAATACATAAGCGAGAATCTGTATAATGCACAGACGGCAATATCGGGAGATGATGATACCGACGGAGCATATTCTATGCTCGAGCATTGCAAATACAGCGTTTCATCTCTCAGCAACACTATCCCGGAGCTTGATAAACTGGCAGAGCGTATATCCGATATGCTGGTAGAGCTTGAGGATATAAGAGAAGAAATAGTGCAGAGAATACCTGATGAAGACGAGGATACCGCAGGAATGCTCGGTGTTCTTGAAGAAAGGCTCAGCGTTATTTTGCGTCTGCAAAGAAAATACGGCACAGACCTTGCGCAGATACTTGAAAATTCGGAGAAATGGCGCAACGAACTTTACGAAATAGATAATGGCGACGATATAATAGAAGAACTTACAGAAAAGAAAAAAGAAGCAGGCGAAAAAGTAAAGCGTCTTGCAACAGTACTTACAAACAGAAGAAAAAAAGCGGCGGATGATCTTGCAAAGCGGATTTCTGCGGAACTTACGTTTCTTGATATGCCGGATATAAGACTTGTGTTCGATATATCGCAGGATAAAGTCACACTCAGCGGAATGGATAAGGTGGAAATGCTTATCTCCGTCAATAAGGGTGAAGATTTGAAGCCTATGAGCAAGATTGCTTCGGGCGGTGAGCTGTCAAGAATAATGCTTGCAGTCAAGAACGTGCTTGCAGAAACCGACAAACTGCATACCATGATTTTTGATGAAATTGATACGGGTATAAGCGGCAGAGCCGCCGCCAAGGTCGGATTAAAACTGCACGAGGCGGCGGAAAACAGACAGATACTTTGTGTAACGCATCTTGCACAGATTGCGGCAATGGCGGATACACAGCTTCTTATAAAAAAGACCAGCGATGAAAAACGCACCTATACGGGCATTACAAAGCTGGATTTTGAAGGCAGAAAGAGAGAAATAGCAAGGATTATTTCCGGTGATGAAAACGATCCGATTTCGCTTGAAAATGCCGAAATGCTGCTGCTAAGAAAAAACGTGATATAA
- a CDS encoding TlyA family RNA methyltransferase, which translates to MQKRLDVYLSENNTVKSRSLAASLIKQGSVEVNGRICTKASFAVDENDNIRIIGEMPKYIGRGGLKLEKALSHYRLHLDGSVCIDIGASTGGFTDCMIQNGAVKVYSVDVGTDQLDEKLRNDPRVVSMEKTDIRNCVGSLPAVDFIGIDVSFISLKLVLPSAYALLKNGGECVALIKPQFEAGKNHLSKHGIVRDSKVHKKVCDDISEFASTLGFERGEVISSPITGGDGNTEYLIYLRRL; encoded by the coding sequence ATGCAGAAACGACTGGATGTTTATCTTTCCGAAAACAACACAGTAAAAAGCCGCAGCCTTGCCGCATCGCTCATAAAGCAGGGAAGCGTTGAGGTCAACGGCAGAATATGCACAAAAGCATCGTTTGCAGTTGATGAGAACGATAATATCAGAATAATCGGAGAGATGCCGAAATATATCGGCAGAGGCGGATTGAAGCTTGAAAAGGCATTATCCCACTACCGACTTCACCTTGACGGCTCGGTGTGTATAGATATAGGAGCGTCAACAGGCGGTTTTACCGATTGTATGATTCAAAACGGTGCGGTAAAAGTCTATTCTGTCGATGTCGGAACAGATCAGCTTGATGAAAAGCTGAGAAACGATCCCAGAGTAGTTTCTATGGAAAAGACCGATATAAGAAACTGCGTAGGTTCTTTACCTGCGGTGGATTTTATCGGTATCGACGTTTCGTTTATATCGCTGAAGCTCGTTCTTCCGTCGGCTTATGCGCTGCTTAAGAACGGCGGAGAGTGCGTAGCGCTTATCAAGCCGCAGTTTGAAGCAGGAAAAAACCATCTCAGCAAACACGGAATAGTAAGAGATTCCAAAGTACATAAAAAAGTATGCGATGATATATCGGAGTTTGCCTCAACTCTTGGGTTTGAACGGGGAGAGGTCATATCCTCGCCCATAACCGGCGGTGACGGCAATACCGAGTATCTCATATATCTCAGACGTTTATAA
- a CDS encoding NAD(+)/NADH kinase, producing the protein MKVMICANLAKERSRKAAADACAKLNEIGFLPMIEKQYENIIKVDNAVYAQTDSLITDCDMFMTIGGDGTILKWGQKAAACNKLLLGINTGRLGFMTSIESGELDTLERLRTGEYTVSRRMMLDIEYEGKGNYSAINDVVFSKCRYSKLPEFIVSVEEYEVTKIRADGIIFSTPAGSTAYSLSAGGPIISPDAQCIEFTPLCAHSLFGRPMIFSADSEITVRFSAYEDSGVSLSIDGNDDMDFKEGEIIKIRRSEQQLSIIDINGSSFYKAVHNKLMRPLK; encoded by the coding sequence ATGAAGGTAATGATATGTGCCAATCTCGCTAAAGAACGGAGCAGGAAAGCGGCGGCAGATGCGTGCGCTAAGCTGAATGAAATAGGCTTTCTGCCCATGATAGAAAAGCAGTACGAAAATATCATAAAGGTTGATAACGCCGTATACGCTCAAACAGACAGCCTTATAACCGACTGCGATATGTTTATGACTATAGGCGGTGACGGAACTATTCTCAAGTGGGGACAGAAAGCCGCCGCCTGCAATAAACTCCTTCTTGGAATAAATACGGGCAGGCTGGGCTTCATGACTTCTATAGAGAGCGGCGAGCTTGATACGCTGGAACGTCTTAGAACAGGCGAATATACAGTGAGCAGAAGAATGATGCTCGATATTGAATATGAGGGCAAAGGCAATTACAGTGCCATAAACGATGTCGTGTTCAGCAAATGCCGTTATTCAAAACTGCCTGAATTTATTGTTTCGGTAGAAGAATATGAGGTGACAAAAATCAGAGCCGACGGAATTATCTTCAGTACGCCGGCAGGCTCTACGGCATATTCTTTATCTGCAGGAGGGCCTATTATATCCCCTGATGCACAGTGCATTGAATTTACTCCGTTGTGTGCTCATTCGCTTTTCGGCAGACCTATGATATTTTCGGCAGATTCGGAAATAACGGTGCGTTTTTCCGCATATGAAGACAGCGGCGTTTCGCTCAGTATTGACGGTAATGACGATATGGATTTCAAAGAGGGCGAAATAATAAAGATAAGACGCTCGGAGCAGCAGCTTTCTATTATTGATATAAACGGCAGCAGTTTCTATAAAGCGGTACACAACAAGCTGATGAGGCCGCTCAAATAA
- a CDS encoding sigma-E processing peptidase SpoIIGA, which produces MVIYLDVLILINLYVTYFQILAVSVFTHRKTVWYRKLSAAGIGAVASLSIFIPQEMVLTLTLLKIFLCALIAFVAFGYTGFRAYAVSVLFLMLVSFVFSGLMLCVWLFAAPMKMLFINGTVYFGVDTMTIILSTCAAYGVVRIIRYILDKNGKTDGKYTVIIKNNGRECRLSALADSGNGIVDCFSGLPVIVCRRDMCADVSPPAIEMIENNSDISEIGTQMIKGVRIMPFSTVGKGGLICMFKAESVVIDDETNEEKYPVNALIGIVIGGRQEYEAIFNPKILV; this is translated from the coding sequence ATGGTTATTTATCTTGATGTGTTGATTCTGATAAATCTTTATGTTACATATTTTCAGATTCTTGCCGTATCCGTATTTACTCACAGAAAAACAGTATGGTACAGAAAGCTGTCTGCGGCAGGCATAGGTGCGGTGGCATCACTGAGTATTTTCATTCCGCAGGAAATGGTTTTGACTCTTACTTTACTTAAGATATTTCTTTGTGCTTTGATTGCTTTTGTCGCATTCGGTTATACGGGATTTCGTGCATATGCGGTTAGCGTGCTGTTTTTGATGCTTGTCAGTTTCGTCTTTTCGGGACTTATGCTTTGTGTGTGGCTGTTTGCCGCTCCTATGAAGATGCTGTTTATAAACGGCACTGTATATTTCGGTGTTGATACGATGACGATAATCCTGTCTACCTGTGCGGCTTACGGAGTTGTCAGAATAATAAGATATATACTCGATAAAAACGGAAAAACCGATGGCAAGTATACTGTTATCATAAAAAATAACGGCAGGGAATGCAGGCTTTCGGCACTCGCAGACAGCGGAAACGGAATAGTCGACTGTTTCAGCGGATTGCCTGTGATAGTGTGCAGACGTGATATGTGCGCCGATGTTTCACCTCCTGCAATCGAAATGATAGAAAATAACAGCGATATATCGGAAATAGGCACGCAGATGATAAAGGGTGTCAGGATAATGCCGTTTTCCACAGTGGGAAAGGGCGGACTTATCTGTATGTTCAAAGCGGAGAGCGTTGTTATTGACGATGAAACGAATGAAGAAAAATATCCCGTCAATGCGCTTATCGGTATAGTGATAGGCGGAAGACAGGAATATGAAGCGATATTCAATCCGAAAATACTTGTGTGA
- the sigE gene encoding RNA polymerase sporulation sigma factor SigE, which yields MLKIIEIVSNLIAKLRNSANGKCECDYINGAETLPPPLSKEEEAKTLAKLNTDFENARETLIVHNLRLVVYIAKKFESTGIGIEDLISIGTIGLIKAVNTFSVEKNIKLATYASRCIENEILMYLRKTNPQKMEVSIDEPLNVDWDGNELLLSDILGTDDDTVSVDIESEAEKRMLLEAVEKLDEREKLIMELRFGLNNRPEKTQKEVADMIGISQSYISRLEKRIIKRLKKEMESLCS from the coding sequence ATGCTCAAGATAATTGAAATTGTCAGCAATCTTATTGCAAAACTGCGTAATTCGGCAAACGGAAAATGCGAGTGCGATTATATAAACGGTGCGGAAACCTTGCCTCCTCCGCTTTCAAAGGAAGAGGAAGCAAAAACGCTTGCAAAGCTGAACACGGACTTTGAAAACGCAAGGGAAACGTTGATCGTACATAATCTGAGGCTGGTAGTTTATATCGCAAAGAAATTTGAAAGTACCGGTATAGGAATTGAGGATCTTATTTCCATAGGTACTATAGGGCTTATCAAGGCAGTGAACACATTCAGCGTGGAGAAAAACATAAAGCTCGCTACTTATGCCTCAAGGTGCATAGAAAACGAAATACTTATGTATCTGAGGAAAACAAATCCGCAGAAAATGGAGGTTTCAATAGATGAACCTCTTAATGTTGACTGGGACGGAAATGAATTGCTCCTATCCGATATTCTCGGAACGGATGATGATACTGTCAGCGTGGATATAGAATCTGAGGCAGAGAAAAGAATGCTTCTTGAAGCGGTGGAAAAGCTGGACGAAAGGGAAAAGCTGATAATGGAACTTCGTTTCGGGCTTAATAACCGCCCCGAAAAAACACAAAAGGAGGTCGCCGATATGATCGGGATCTCCCAGAGTTATATATCACGTCTTGAAAAGCGTATTATAAAAAGGCTCAAAAAGGAAATGGAAAGCCTGTGCAGTTAG
- a CDS encoding divergent PAP2 family protein — MRTDQINVILLIALISWGTAQILKTLIHFIKTKNFKAERLTGAGGMPSAHSATVCATAITTCRVCGICSPEFALAMILAMVVMYDAMGVRRSAGLQAKEINRLRRVVNELDEEFMDKFDDKVDEIEEKKPEEIHELKEFLGHTPLEVLCGALLGILIAMAVPIQVVG, encoded by the coding sequence ATGAGAACTGATCAGATCAATGTTATCCTGCTGATTGCACTTATCAGCTGGGGTACTGCACAGATTTTAAAAACGTTGATACATTTCATAAAGACGAAGAACTTTAAAGCGGAACGTCTTACGGGTGCGGGCGGTATGCCGTCGGCACATTCGGCTACCGTATGTGCGACAGCAATAACCACTTGCAGAGTCTGCGGAATATGCTCGCCTGAGTTTGCGCTTGCTATGATACTTGCCATGGTGGTAATGTATGATGCTATGGGTGTAAGACGATCTGCAGGACTTCAGGCTAAGGAAATCAATCGTCTGAGGCGTGTCGTCAATGAGCTTGACGAGGAATTTATGGACAAGTTCGACGATAAGGTTGACGAGATTGAAGAAAAGAAGCCTGAAGAAATACACGAACTGAAGGAATTTCTCGGACATACGCCGCTTGAGGTGCTCTGCGGCGCATTGCTCGGAATACTTATAGCTATGGCTGTACCGATACAGGTGGTCGGCTGA